In Microbacterium enclense, the DNA window CCGTCGGTAGAACGGCTTGCCCCGGTTGGCCCAGTGGTCCAGCAGAACGCGGACGACCACGCCGCGCTCGGCGGCCTCTTCGAGCGCGCGGAAGAAGTTGTCGGTCGAGTCGTCGGACTGGAGGATGTAGAACTCGACGTGCACGTAGCGCGTGGCCCGACGGATCGCGTCGGCCATGGCGTCCAGGCTCTGCTGGTAGTCGGCGATGAGCGTCGCCGCGTTGTCTCCCGCGATCGGCATGGCACCCAGATTGCGGTTGAGCTGCACGAGGGCGCGGAACCAGTGCGGGGCGTTGGGTCGCAGCGTGCCGAACTCGAGCGATGCGCTCGTGTCGTGGATGTACTCGTTGATCGCGGCCTGCTTGCGACGGCGTTTGCGCGGCAGACGCGGGTTGCCGATGAGCAGGAACAGGAACACGCCCACGAAGGGGATGAAGTAGATCGCGAGCAGCCACGCCATCGCCGCGGTGGGGCGGCGGTTGCGCGGGACGATGATGATCGCCGCGACGCGCACGACAAGGTCGATGACGAAGAGTGCGATGACGAGCCAGCTCGCTTCGAACGTGGCGTCGATCACGTATCCTCCTGGGCGGGTTGTCCCCTCAGCGTAGTGACTACCCCCGACACGCGACGGGAACGCGGTCAGCCGACGGCGCTGTCACCGGTCGTGGGAGGAAGACCGCGCTTCGCGCGCTCCTGCGCCTCGATGCGCGCGTACGCCTTGCGCTCCGTGCGGTCCATGCGGATCGCACCGCGCAGGATGAGGAAGAACGTCACTGACACGACGATGGTCGGCAGAATCGCCCACAGCACCGGCAGCCAGGAACTCTCCATCCCTCGAGGATACCCGCCCTGCCGCCGCGCACGGCCAGGGCACTCCTGCTGCACAGCGGGGAAGATGTTCGATCTCTCCCCATTTCGCTCTCCCCGGCCCCTGCCCGCGGGACGATTCCGCGACGCTCGTCGCCATGTCCACGACCATCCGCGTCTCTTCTCCCCTCGCCCTCCTGGCCCTCGTACCGCGTCTGCTCGAATGCGCCCCGAGACGCAGTCTCGTCCTGATCCCTTTCGCGAACTCCCGCTCGCTCGCCGCGCTGCGGGTCGACCTCCCCTCTGACGACAACCCCGACCTCGACAGCATCGCGTCCACCCTGATCGGCATGGCCTGCAAGGTGCCGATGACGGATGCCGTGACCGCGGTCCTCTACACCGACGACGCCGTGCGAGACGACGACGCCCTGCCCCATCGGGCCCTGGCCGACGCGATCCTCTCTCGCGCGCACATCTGTGGACTGCACGTGATCGACGCCCTCGTCGTGGGCGCCGACGGGTGGGCGAGCTACCTCGATGCCGCGGTCGGGGGCGCGCACCTGCGCGACGAGATCACCGCCGCGGGGCCGGATCTGCCCGACGCCTCCCCCGAGCACGATCACCTCGCCGCAGCGGCACTGCCCGCCGTCAGCCTCGCCGACAAAGAACGCGTCGGACGCGCGCTCGAAGACGCCGATCGCCTTCTGGGCGTCCCCTCGGAACAGGACGGCCTGAGCGTGGCGCGACGGCGCACCGCCGAGGCCCTCCTCGACGACCTCATCGACCCACCCGCCCTCTTCGAGGCGGCACTGGAGCCGTTGACCGGCCCCCACGGACGACGGCGGCTCGCGGCTCTCGCTTTCGCGCTCGACCGGCCGCTGCTCCGCGATGTCGCCCTCATGCAGTGGGTCGGCGACATCGCGGCCGGGGACGCCGCGTTCCACGCGCAGACGCACTTTCCCGATGGCCAGGGGTATCCCGAAGACGTTGCCCGCCCCATGCGGGGAGAGGGGGCTCGCCCGGATCCCGACCGCCTCCTCCTGGCGCTGGATCGCTGCCGCCAGGTCGCCGCGACCGTACCGCGCGACCATCGTCCGGGCGCTCTCGCCGCGTGCGCGTGGCTCGCGTGGGCGTCCGGCCGCTCGAGCCACGCAGCGTTCTACGCCGAGACCGCCCTGGCGATCGAGCCCGAGCACGGACTCGCGGGCATCGTCCTCACGCTCGCCGGCCACGGGCGGCTTCCCGAGTGGCTGTTCGAGCGGAAGCCGCACTGAGGAGCGCGGTGCTACTTCACGAGGGGGAAGAGGATGGTCTCACGGATGCCGAGGCCGGTGATCGCCATGAGCAGGCGGTCGATACCCATGCCCATTCCACCGGTGGGAGGCATGCCGTGCTCGAGGGCGCGCAAGAACTCCTCGTCGATCGACATCGCCTCGACGTCGCCGCGAGCAGCGAGCGTCGCCTGTTCGACGAAGCGCTCACGCTGGATGACGGGGTCGACGAGCTCGGAGTAGCCCGTCGCCAGCTCGAAGCCACGCACGTAGAGGTCCCACTTCTCCACGACGCCGGGGATCGAGCGGTGCTCGCGCACCAGCGGGCTGGTGTCGACGGGGAAGTCCATGACGAAGGTCGGACGCGTGAGGCCACCCTTGACGAAGTGCTCCCACAGCTCCTCGACCCACTTGCCATGGGTCTCATGGGCCGGGGCCTCCACTCCGGCCTCCGCGCCGAGCGCGCGGAGCTCCTCGAGCGAGGTCTGCGGGGTGATCGACCGACCCGAGGTCTCCGACAGCGAGTCGTACATCGAGACGCGATCCCAGTCGCCCCCGAGGTCGTACTCGGTGCCGTCGGCCCAGGTCACGGTGGTCGACCCAGCGACCGCCACCGCGGCGTTCTGGATGAGCGTCTGCGTCAGATCGGCGATGCCGTTGTAGTCGGTGTAGGCCTGGTAGG includes these proteins:
- a CDS encoding DUF4192 family protein, with translation MSTTIRVSSPLALLALVPRLLECAPRRSLVLIPFANSRSLAALRVDLPSDDNPDLDSIASTLIGMACKVPMTDAVTAVLYTDDAVRDDDALPHRALADAILSRAHICGLHVIDALVVGADGWASYLDAAVGGAHLRDEITAAGPDLPDASPEHDHLAAAALPAVSLADKERVGRALEDADRLLGVPSEQDGLSVARRRTAEALLDDLIDPPALFEAALEPLTGPHGRRRLAALAFALDRPLLRDVALMQWVGDIAAGDAAFHAQTHFPDGQGYPEDVARPMRGEGARPDPDRLLLALDRCRQVAATVPRDHRPGALAACAWLAWASGRSSHAAFYAETALAIEPEHGLAGIVLTLAGHGRLPEWLFERKPH